CCGGAGCCGAGGCGAACATGAAGTCGGGCGACATCCCGTCGCCGGGGTCCTCGTCGGCGGGCAAGCGGACCTGTGCGCCCGCCTCCTCGGCGATCAGGGCGCCCGCCGCCCAGTCCCACCGGTTGAGCCCGTGCTCGACGTAGCCGTCCACCCAACCCGCCGCGATGGCGCACAGATCCAAGGATGCCGCGCCCGCGCGTCTGATGTCGCGAACCCTGGGCAGCAACGCCGCGACGGCCTTGGCCTGTCTGGCCCGCCGATCCGCCGCGTAGGCGAACCCGGTGGCGACCAACGACAGCTCCAACCGCGTCGCGCCGGAGACCGCGAGCGGCATCCCGTCCAGGCTGGCGCCCTCTCCTCGTGCGGCGCTCCACACCCGGCCGGTCATCGGCTCGACGATCGCACCCGCCACGGACACCCCGTCCAACTGGGCGGCGACGGATACCCCGAACCAGGGATAGCCGTAGAGGTAGTTGACCGTCCCGTCGATGGGGTCGAGGACCCAGCAGAGCCTGCCCGGCTCCGGGAGGACGCCGCCCTCCTCCTCGCCGAGGATCGCGTCGTCCGGTCTACGACGGGCCAGCTCCGTGCGCAGCAGGCGTTCGGCGGCCCGGTCCGCCTCGGTCACGACGTCGGTGCTCGTGCTCTTCGTCTCCACGCCCCCCGTGTAGACGTTCGCGCCACCACGCAGCGTGCGCACCAACTCGGCCGCGATCAGTGCCACCTCGACCGCTACGTCGCGCAGCTCACCGTGGCTTACCTGCGGGTTCACCCGCTCATCGTCTCCCTGAAGTCCCACCCCTCCATCTGACCACATCGCTACCGGACATCGACGCGCTGCAAATGACGGCAGTCGATATAGACCACTTGGCACACCAGGGGGTCACCATCGTCGGGGAATATGTCCTAAGGTCTCCCCACCATTACTGAATCGAGAAGGAAGGACCTCGGGATGGGCGGCGCTACCCGCGGTTTCGGTATTGACATCGGCGGTTCCGGGATCAAGGGATGCCTGGTCGATCTCGAGGCGGGATCACTCGACGGGGAACGACTCAGGATCCCCACTCCACAGCCGTCCGGGCCCGAGGCGGTGGCCGAGGTGGTCGCCGAGATCACCACGGCATTCAAATGGGAGGGCCCGGTCGGCGTGACACTGCCGTGCGTGATCTCCGATGGCATCGCACGCAGCGCGGCCAACG
This Actinoalloteichus hymeniacidonis DNA region includes the following protein-coding sequences:
- a CDS encoding inositol monophosphatase family protein, with the protein product MNPQVSHGELRDVAVEVALIAAELVRTLRGGANVYTGGVETKSTSTDVVTEADRAAERLLRTELARRRPDDAILGEEEGGVLPEPGRLCWVLDPIDGTVNYLYGYPWFGVSVAAQLDGVSVAGAIVEPMTGRVWSAARGEGASLDGMPLAVSGATRLELSLVATGFAYAADRRARQAKAVAALLPRVRDIRRAGAASLDLCAIAAGWVDGYVEHGLNRWDWAAGALIAEEAGAQVRLPADEDPGDGMSPDFMFASAPGIADSLRQAVHETGFREV